A window of Ammospiza nelsoni isolate bAmmNel1 chromosome 19, bAmmNel1.pri, whole genome shotgun sequence contains these coding sequences:
- the LOC132081934 gene encoding urotensin-2 receptor-like gives MEPNGTAAAGDNGTAAAAGGGGAPGSGPLLIPSAFGTVLSVMYVAGVAGNVYTLVVMCHSARCAAPMYSSIVSLALADLLYLSTIPFIVCTYLAQDWYFGDLGCRILLSLDLLTMHASIFTLTLMCTERYLAVTRPLDTLKRSRGYRKVTAGAVWSVSLLLTLPMMLMVTLTEGGKAEGKVKRMCAPTWSVDAYRTYLTVLFSTSIMAPGIIIGFLYTRLARTYLESQRNPPHKEKSKRSPRQKVLIMIFSIVLVFWACFLPFWIWQLVRLYSSSLHLTTQTQKCINYLVTCLTYSNSCINPFLYTLLTKNYREYLRNRHRNFYRFTSSFRKRGSNLQCSWGRSMSSSNQYDYSSEALGMATLKDK, from the coding sequence atGGAGCCCAACGggacggcggcggcgggggaCAACgggacggcggcggcggcgggcggcgggggagCCCCCGGGAGCGGCCCCCTGCTCATCCCCTCGGCCTTCGGGACGGTGCTGTCGGTGATGTACGTGGCCGGGGTGGCCGGCAATGTCTACACGCTGGTGGTGATGTGCCATTCGGCGCGCTGCGCCGCCCCCATGTACAGCTCCATCGTCAGCCTGGCCCTGGCCGACCTGCTCTACCTCTCCACCATCCCCTTCATCGTCTGCACCTACCTGGCCCAGGACTGGTACTTCGGGGACCTGGGCTGCCGcatcctgctcagcctggaccTGCTCACCATGCACGCCAGCATCTTCACCCTGACCCTCATGTGCACCGAGCGCTACCTGGCCGTCACCCGGCCCCTGGATACCCTGAAGCGGTCGCGGGGCTACCGGAAGGTCACGGCGGGGGCCGTGTGGTCGGTGTCGCTGCTGCTCACGCTGCCCATGATGCTGATGGTCACGCTGACCGAGGGGGGCAAGGCAGAGGGCAAGGTGAAGAGGATGTGTGCGCCCACCTGGAGCGTGGACGCCTACAGGACCTACCTGACCGTGCTCTTCAGCACCAGCATCATGGCCCCGGGCATCATCATCGGCTTCCTCTACACGCGCCTGGCCAGGACCTACCTGGAGTCCCAGAGGAACCCCCCCCACAAGGAGAAGAGCAAGAGGTCCCCCCGGCAGAAGGTCCTCATCATGATTTTCAGCATCGTGCTGGTCTTCTGGGCCTGCTTCCTGCCCTTTTGGATCTGGCAGCTGGTGCGCCTctacagcagctccctgcatcTCACCACCCAAACCCAGAAGTGCATTAACTACCTGGTGACCTGCCTGACCTACAGCAACAGCTGCATCAACCCTTTCCTCTACACCCTGCTCACCAAAAACTACCGGGAGTACCTGCGCAACCGGCACCGCAACTTCTACAGGTTCACGTCGTCCTTCCGCAAGAGGGGCTCCAACCTGCAGTGCTCCTGGGGCCGCTCCATGTCCTCCAGCAACCAGTACGACTACAGCTCCGAGGCGCTGGGCATGGCCACGCTCAAGGAcaagtga